DNA sequence from the Antedon mediterranea chromosome 7, ecAntMedi1.1, whole genome shotgun sequence genome:
ATTTTGATGTTCATGCTAACACCAATCAGTGCAAACTACTGGATTAAACATACGTTAGGGCAATTTAGAGTCACCATAACTTAAGTATGGCGGGCCAAACAGTCATTTAATCATTAACAAGAGTTCTTAGTTTtcaatagagatatctctattaaaaactaagatatcttagttttaaatagagatatcttattATTCAaaagagatatcttagttttaaatagagatatctttattaaaaactaagatatcttatttttaaatgagatattttcGTTATAGATACTAAGCATTAAGTCTAGTTAGTGCGATTAACATTGAGTCTTTATGTCGTTGACACAATGTTGACCGTCTTCGTCGATATTTCTATTGCTACTCGTTTTGATTATTTCTGCTATACCTACTCTTTTTAGCGTGGCAAGTGGGTGAGCCAAATGATGAAAATTATGGAAATGGCGAAGAATGTTGCTTTGCTTTGCCGATAGCCACATTCGGTGATATTTCATGTAAATGGAATTTGAGTATCGTTTGTGAAAAAGGTAAAGCGTAATACTATGgtatttttgttttgatgtgtaaagctctgtctatactatcaaactagtttgacaaaaaaagtgtgatatggtggtgatatgcccaaatatgggagttataggacatcatcatgtccatatatgggcataacacattgttttgtcaaatgaagtttttatagtgtagacagagcagaTGTGAATGAAATCGTAGTAATGTTCATGATGTAGTCTGTAAGGCGTGGTTCTCACtggagacgcaacacaaggacgtacgcgcaacgcaagcgagttgaccaatgacaagccactgttcgaataatccatcgcttgtgattggtcaaattgcgttacgtccttgcgttgcgtcgctagtgggaaccaagtttaacACAATCAATACTATATAGGTGGTCTTTGTAAATAATCACTGTATATATCTTATATTACTAAACgttattatgattattgtgactaaacaaaaaaaaaacaaaaaaaaacgtaatatttatgatttagtAATATATTggttgaaggtttgcatggcgaaatcaaatgttgagtTTGCAGTTCACCACATtggttctgaaaagaactgttgaatTTCTTTCAATTACAACTTTCTAGCTTTATTTTTGTTAAGCCTTAtctacactttatgtgacaaaaatgtgatgtgctcatgtatggacatgatgatgtcatattaataccatatttgggcatatcactaccatatttgggaacatcacaatTTTAAACCCTTGTTTACCTCCGctaaggaggtatatgtaatcagTAGCGTGtgttggtttgtttgtttgttagcaggttactcaaaaagtaattacaagatcttatcaaaatgaatatacagatagatatgtggtcaaggaccattccattaaattttgggaccatttggacCATGATctcaattctggaccactttttgagtatacttttcagacctgctagtgttaaaagacaggacagaatttttcaaaagccggcgagcagtcttaaagtaaaaagtaaactgaaattgcattttctcgagaactacttgtccaagtACTTTGTACAAGAgccaagagttataatttgtgatttgtaattttaaaacataatttgatttaatgtgcacgtttttttatgcgagtagtttaaaaaacctatttcttttcaaattcactcgtttgattttcgcgttgctgttctattgttagtcaactgaagctattgttaattgaaaggcttgttacataaccattacaccaaactcgcaaacacatgcttgtagtgaaattagcctaaatcacaaacagcattaagacacacacaaatatatatatatatatattttttttaccagagaaatcttatgtaggagaattttacagtaagcggaggtatgcactctcggagtggctttctagtttagtgtagacagagcttcaggaTACTTGCAAACGTCAATGTAAAACCATTTGTAAGACGTCGGGATCTACTGTAATTCAGTACTACTACACGTCGGGATCTACTGTAATTCAGTACTACTACACGTCGGGATCTACTGTAATTCAGTACTACTACACGTCGGGATCTACTGTAATTCAGTACTACTACACGTCGGGATCTACTGTAATTCAGTACTACTACACGTCCATCTACTGTAATTCAGTACTACTACACGTCGGGATCTACTGTAATTCAGTACTACtacaatgttttgtttattttttagttgGAAGCCTTCCATTCAGCGATAAGCTGTATTACATCCTACCAGACATTGTACCGTTCTCCAACGCTTCTGCACTGTGTAAAGATCTTGACGCCGATCTTCCAATTATTAAGACACAAAAGGAAAATGAGGCGATTCGCTCGATTGGACTTTCGTTTTGGTTGGCGTTAAACGATAACGATACAGAAGAAGAGTTTGTGTGGTCAACACGTATAGATGGAGATCAACAATTACGTAAGCGTTGGTTTTGATTCCCactcaagcttggttcccactagaacgtaacgcaaggacgtaaacgcaacgcaagcgttttgaccaatgacaagcggagttatagacagttagcaatcacaagcgaataagcaatcgcttgtgattggtcaattcacttgcgttgcgttacgtccttgtgttgcgtcgctagtgggaaccacgctttaaggacgtaacgcaacgcaaagtgatttgaccaatctcaaacagtggattattcgaacaacagtcgcgtgtgattggtcagctcgttttgcgttgcgtctacgtccttgtgttacgtcctaggggaaccaagctttaggcgCAATGCAAGAACGTAGGCGCAACActagcgaattgaccaatcacaagcgaaagtTATTTTCACGTCCTGCGCATCCTAGAGTGGGAACATAGTGggaaccagggaagagttaaactCTCTTCCTTGGTGGGAACCAAGATTTAGAAGTCCCAGTTTTGCGTGCATGTGAAGGCCAACTCAGATTAAACACGTTGAATGACGAGCTAAAAACTATGCCCGACGCCATCTCAAGACGACTCGTCCAGTCGtgattcaactcagacagcaccgacGAGTCAAATTCAACTCATTCAGCACCGACGAGTCGAAACGTTTCGTCGGGCCTTGTTGTACAaggctgtctgagttggcctaaATGGGTTTTTCCGTGACATCTTTTTTTATGCTTAAGTGCTGTTCATATTGCTAGACCGTGTGTATAGGCTTTGGACATAGTAGCCTAACTTGATAATTTTGAATTAAAGAAATGATTATTCTTTTTGCAGTCGGATGGAACTTGCTACCAGTTTCCGGTAATGGTATAGATAGAGACTGTACGGCGTATGTTGATGGACACTGGGAAATTGTCGATTGTGACGAacaatataccgtattttgtgaAAAGGGTGAGTTAAGTTTTAGTATTATGCCAACACAAATGACTGTAAACAAGAAATGAGCTggtaaaggccaactcagagagcgtcgtacgacgaggcccgacgaGTTGCCTTGTcgggagaaaattaaacatgtttaaagttcttCTGACGACATAAAAACTACGCCTGACGCTGTCTGAAGACGACTCGTCTCGTCTCGTCGGAATTCAACTCCGACAGCACCGACGAGTCAAGACGTTTCTTTCGGGCCTCGTCGCATGACGCAGTCTGAGATGCCTTAATACGATAACAATAAGAAAcatctttgtttttattgagGTACTGTCGCCCTAGGCTCCATACTCTTTTGAATCAAACGtcaaatagtaggcctattttcccgtaaaggccaatttacacagacgagcggtaacggtaagcagaaaactgcgtagcttgtcccacgtagaatctgtatctatcctgagcggaaaccgcccgtccgctctgcgttgtgtgtaaatggtcataaagcgtggttcccactagcgacgcaacgcaatgacctAGACGCAACTTAACCATATGCgtcactgttcgaataatccatcgcttgtgttTGGTCAAATCATTGTTATTCTCTTGATGTTTTTactctttaaatttatttactgtatttattgtatattgtcaatacaaatattattttgtcaTGCGTCATCAGTGTGAATGATTTTCTTTGTACACACCAGCGGTCTGTCGTAGTTTCCTTGGGATGGAAGATAGCACGATACCTGATGAAAATATCTTGGTATCTAGTAACCCTGAACAAGCCATTCATAGTAGGCTACAAAGAACCGATGTAGGTTGGCGTGGTGCCAACTCTTCTTCGCAGGAGTGGATTCAAGCTGATCTTGGCGCTGATAAACTTGTCACTGGGACGATTCTACAAGGTTGTGACAATATGGAGTGGGTGACAAGTTACCATGTGAATTACAGTTCAGATGGTGTTCACTTTGAATATGCGATGAACGAACGAAATGGAGAACTAAGTATTCTGGTAAAATCTTATGTAGATATAGTAATATGTGatattaatgtattattgttttatgCATCTATtgcactagagacgcaacgtaaGCACGTATGCGCAACGCAAGCACATACGCGCAACGCAActgagttgaccaataacaagccactgttcgaataatccattgcttgtgattagtcaaatcACATTGCGTACGTCCTCGCTTTGCGTCTTTAATGGGAAACAAAACTAAAATAACGAAATGCGAACAACGTGAATACAGTAGTTGAAtgctaatttttaattattgaacTCTCAATCAAATTGACCCATTGTGGTTTCCTGTTGGGTGAGAAAAAGCaatgaataaaaatagattaataaatactgtaatattttacggtttaaattgtttaaagtttGATGGAAATTTTGATCGTAACACGCCGGTGACGAATCTGTTTTATTACTCGGTCGTTGCTCGTTTTATACGTATTATTGCTGTGGATTGGCAGACTCAAGTCTGTATTCGCTTTGAACTTATTGGATGCAGAGGTAAGTTGTTATATTCATCAAAATAATGATTGTGTATCTAATTGCGAAGGATATTAAAACATCCTCGATACGATCCTGATTATAGTTTTTGAATTACTTAAACTTAATACGGTACGTtaatttatttgcttttttaaaatacaatattagaAATGGATTACTGTAGTTATTACTCGCTTTGTGAAAATGGTGCTGAGTGTGTTAATATGGAAAACACTTACAACTGTACCTGTCTGGATGGCTATTCTGGGAGAAATTGTGaaattggtaaaaaaaatcGTATTTACATGTGCCAACTATTATTAAAAACGcccccaaaaaaaaaagtgcATTTGAATAGAAATCGACTTTTTGTTGTGCGTTATTAAAGTAACATTGtgctttcatttattttgttttggtaGTTGAGTCTACGACCACGTCTTTGACTACAGGTCAGTCTACGAGCACGTATTTGACCACAGGTCAGTCTATGACCACGTCTTTGACCACAGGTGAGTCTACGACCACGTCTTTGACCATAGGTGAGTCTACGACCACTTCTTTGACCACAGGTCAGTCTACGACCACGTCTTTGACAACAGGTCAGTCTACGACCACGTCTTTTGACCACAGATAAGTCTACGACCACGTCTTTGACCACAGGTCAGTCTATGACCACGTCTTTGACCACAGGTCAGTCTACGACCACGTCTTTGACCACAGATAAGTCTACGACCACGTCTTTGACAACAGGTCAGTCTTTGACCACAGGTCACATATCGACAACGAACGAGGGGATGGTATCAACTGAACAAGCAGGTAATATTtgaataatgaaattaaaacgATTCTAAGATGTGTACAGCCTTTGAGCTTTTCCGTTGTGTGTACAAACACAATTCGGAAAACCCCAATTCTCAGTGGAAAGATTTTACTTGATAACCTGTTAATAATTAAAAGCGAAATTTTGTAGTATCATAACAATTAGTAcacttaattttattttattataagtgTACGCCTATTTTCTTTGAATATTACTATACaactttcttttatattttagatAAACTAGAAGATCGTTCTACGTTATCGGTACGACGAATACcatacataatattaattaattaaaatgtaaataaatcatTGTAACGCCAAataccggttctcgtcagatcactgaagttaagcaacgttgtgcctggttagagcttggatgggaaaCCATCTGGGAgtatcgggtgctgtatattgagctggggtcccattaggcattttaaatcagcactgctgactcttatagcagcccctgcatctagtagtagtatctgcctcagacgtattggcccATGCCTTTCCTCTAGTCAAGATgtgcactggacgagagaagcccttgatcaatttTGGGACCAaccaaggtgctttaaacagtacatccatcattcagatgaatgtaaAACTAATTAGCATTGTCGTTCGCGACAGGCGTCGGCCATACACACACAGTAAAAGCTATgtcatgtttcttttttttttattttagtggtCTACTAGTGACTACACTTTTGTGTACATACCAAACGAGGTATTTGTAGGTAGAATGTTTTATGAGAAAGAAACCCAATTACAAAGTCTTCACAGTCTGGACCAAATGCTGGTGCACGTGAAACATAACACAACATTCGAAAATATCTTCAATTTTGTGAAAGtatgatatttaaataattatattaagaaaataatataatagtataacaaaatattaaaaagtattgTTAATTTTTGTCTCCCAAATATCTATTGGACCCCGtaggaaacaattttttttttgtggtgaTCGGCGGACATAGCTAActagttttgtttgttttatgttcttatatttctaaaaatatgATTTGATTTTTATAGAATGTTTTGACTGTTACGTCGACGTTGTTACCGTCTATTGAGGTAAGCATTAGCCTATGCAGTGTGTCGCACTTAAGCTCTGTATAAACtatccaaaaaaaatgtgatgtgcccaaatatggcagtgatacgCCAAAATATAGTGGtacgacatcatcatatccatatatgggagcatcacattttgttttgattgtatTGTGGGTTTTTTAATTGAATGGGTGCATTATATTACAACCCTTAATTTATCATTACAAAATCTGTAAATGTTGTAGGCCTAGAGTCTGCAAAGTTAATGTTTTATTTGCGCCATGTCTAAAaatctatctacactatcaaactttacttttactgatgatgtaatctctgtttgttgtttttttttagaaagaaGACGATACGTTTAAAATAGTTTCAATGAATGAAGTTTTATATAAAATCGCAGCTTCACTTTTGCCTGAAGATGATATAATTGAGATCGACTCCGAGTACCAATGTATGTATATACATCTATATtcttaataatgataatatttaatatatcaaAGCAATCTTAACACAATATAACACATAGttttttcaaatttacttaattgacatttacttttttttcagttGTGAATATCCGAAAGATTTCATCATCCTCCTCATCATTCGATATTGAATTAGACGTAGACAGAGGGAATGATGGGGGAGGATGTAGTATTTCGATGTCTATTTCACTACCACTGATTCCGGGTCAGTACAGCTTGTATAACAATTAAGTACATGCTTTAACTCAGAATCTATTTCAGCATCTAAAACgaagaaattaaaattatctttaatattttttagatgACTTCTTAATTCTCGTCATTTTCTATCAAAACCGGCCATTATTTTATGGGACAACTGACTTAGAGTAAGTAGACTCATGGTAGACTTAAGGAACAACTTAAATGAACTTATTCTTGGTCTGCCATTATTTAGTTAGTAATTACTGAATTGATTAGTTTGTTGTATGAACAATTTATATTATCAGTGTACACTCGTCGATTGTTACGgtagtatcaaactttatttgacaacaaaatgtgatgtgcccatatatagacatgatgatgtcatatcactaccatatttgagtatatcacgaccatatttgggcacatccaccaaccaaacaattatttattataatagtagCAATACACATTAAACAGCTTTACAAATGatactttaaacatgtttaggtCTGTAAGTAAGGAAAGGTTCATTGGTTCAGGAGTGGTTACAATCACCTTGTTTAATTCACTACTAAACAAGATACCGCTACCTGTTAATGTTACCATGAGACACCTAAAGGTACGTTTCGCTTGAAGGTAATATATCAATAagtattgttttcaattgtgttTTTAATCACATTATTTTAAGTTTAAGACATAACAACTATAAATGTATTGGATATGTTTTTCAGAGTGTAACTGAACGAATATTAGCAGATGACTTAATAACGGAATGTGTTTTTTGGAATGTTACATACAAGTAAGTGTATTGTTTAGTTAGGCAAGTCAAGTGACTTGACGTGACTTGACATGACTTGACATAACTTGAAATGACGGAAAGTCACTTGACCTGACATGACGTGACGTAACTAGACTTAACTAGATGTGACTGGACTAGAAATGACGTGACTAGACGTGCCGGCTTGACGTGATTTGACTAGACTTGACGTGACTTAACTAGATTGACTGGATTAGACGTGCGACCTCACGTGCTAATAATACGATAATATTATGTGGTGCTATGGTTTAACGCTTACTTTTATTCATATTCTATACATTACCGTAACTTACTCACTATATGTTTATGCCGTCACAGAGAGTGGTTTGATAGTGATTGTATAACTTTCCACGAATCACATAACTCGACCACCTGTATATGTGATCACACAACAAGTTATGCAATACTAGTCGGAAGTGACGTCATGAATTTAAACTCTGGCCCACAAGAGGCACTGTCAATGATAACCACAATCCTTTGCGTTTCTTCTGTTTGTTGCTTGTGTTTAACCTTATTGGTCTACATGTATTTTGAGTGAGTAAAGAATAACAGAAATAACAGTCACGTATAGGCATCTATAGATATACATTTACGTTAGGGTAAAATCGCGCGAAACGATGCTGGGGCATAAACCAATGGTAAACATAAGCTCTCGATCCACTATCTCATtctcttttcaaattcactcgtttgatttttgcgttgctgttctattattagtcaactgaagctataattgttaattgaaag
Encoded proteins:
- the LOC140055607 gene encoding uncharacterized protein; translated protein: MEDSTIPDENILVSSNPEQAIHSRLQRTDVGWRGANSSSQEWIQADLGADKLVTGTILQGCDNMEWVTSYHVNYSSDGVHFEYAMNERNGELSILFDGNFDRNTPVTNLFYYSVVARFIRIIAVDWQTQVCIRFELIGCREMDYCSYYSLCENGAECVNMENTYNCTCLDGYSGRNCEIVESTTTSLTTGQSTSTYLTTGQSMTTSLTTDKLEDRSTLSWSTSDYTFVYIPNEVFVGRMFYEKETQLQSLHSLDQMLVHVKHNTTFENIFNFVKNVLTVTSTLLPSIEKEDDTFKIVSMNEVLYKIAASLLPEDDIIEIDSEYQFVNIRKISSSSSSFDIELDVDRGNDGGGCSISMSISLPLIPDDFLILVIFYQNRPLFYGTTDLESVSKERFIGSGVVTITLFNSLLNKIPLPVNVTMRHLKSVTERILADDLITECVFWNVTYKEWFDSDCITFHESHNSTTCICDHTTSYAILVGSDVMNLNSGPQEALSMITTILCVSSVCCLCLTLLVYMYFDELRHSERNNIHKNLVLSLLLAQLFFLVGVDNVKEKRLCTAIAIILHYLYLCVFTWMTIEGVNLYLKIVRVFNSDILSMRAYMIIGWGLPVVIVGVSVAVCIDGYGMVTNNTDEPYICWIDITSPLLYAFISPILVTILVNSFVSVIVGRIIFKKSDSNERWKDARSTLKGVVTLLPLLGLPWILCLFAKNSSIALATIFTVCNAPQGVFLFCTHCLFSKEVRTVMKSRWLRRKAQSSIGPQTLTKTSTTVTTNALPRVESN
- the LOC140055605 gene encoding macrophage mannose receptor 1-like, encoding MANQCTSAPDSGIKTINDIIVVKQNYLAITAVAGKMYYTATKIANNSAAMQLCDTLYDAHLPVFKTKEESQRMKDIPHDLHKWTWLALNDRVTNRDYFWTTYTDNYPLTYFDAWQVGEPNDENYGNGEECCFALPIATFGDISCKWNLSIVCEKVGSLPFSDKLYYILPDIVPFSNASALCKDLDADLPIIKTQKENEAIRSIGLSFWLALNDNDTEEEFVWSTRIDGDQQLLGWNLLPVSGNGIDRDCTAYVDGHWEIVDCDEQYTVFCEKGELSFSIMPTQMTVNKK